One window of Marinobacterium aestuarii genomic DNA carries:
- the trmJ gene encoding tRNA (cytosine(32)/uridine(32)-2'-O)-methyltransferase TrmJ yields MLKNIRIVLINTYHPGNIGAAARAMKNMGLTQLWLVEPREFPHPDADSRAAGAKDVLDSARVVGSLDEAIADCQLVIGTSARNRTFDLPQLDARECGIKCAAESADGEIAIVFGRETMGLHNDELKRCNFHVYIPANPEYPVLNVAQAIQLLSYEVWMAHEAPSVKQDSAQYPRQGEMKMFYEHLERVLRLTHFIIPQHEGRVLDKLHRFFNRSRPERAELGMLRGILTSVEEVLGKHKK; encoded by the coding sequence ATGCTGAAGAATATCCGCATTGTACTGATCAACACCTATCATCCCGGCAACATAGGCGCTGCGGCGCGGGCCATGAAAAACATGGGGCTGACGCAACTCTGGCTGGTGGAACCGCGTGAATTCCCCCACCCCGATGCCGACTCCCGTGCCGCTGGCGCCAAGGATGTGCTGGATAGCGCCCGGGTCGTTGGCAGCCTTGATGAAGCCATCGCCGACTGCCAGCTGGTAATAGGCACAAGCGCGCGCAATCGCACCTTCGACCTGCCCCAGCTGGATGCCCGCGAATGCGGCATCAAGTGCGCGGCGGAATCCGCTGACGGTGAAATTGCCATCGTCTTCGGCCGTGAAACCATGGGGCTGCATAACGATGAGCTCAAGCGCTGCAACTTCCACGTTTATATTCCGGCCAACCCGGAATACCCGGTACTCAACGTGGCCCAGGCGATACAGTTGCTGAGCTATGAGGTCTGGATGGCCCACGAAGCACCCTCGGTGAAACAGGACAGCGCCCAGTATCCGCGTCAGGGTGAAATGAAGATGTTCTATGAACATCTGGAGCGGGTACTGCGCCTGACCCACTTCATCATTCCGCAGCATGAAGGCCGTGTGCTCGACAAGCTGCACCGCTTTTTCAACCGCAGTCGCCCGGAACGGGCCGAGCTTGGGATGCTGCGAGGGATCCTAACCTCGGTGGAGGAAGTGCTCGGCAAGCATAAAAAGTAA
- the hflD gene encoding high frequency lysogenization protein HflD yields the protein MSRQQDQQAIALAAMCQAATLVDQIATRGMIPQNSFEASLYSIFVTTPDCTEDIFGGAHDLPHNLHLGLKTLGDFIDKRRGDQNRNLINYVLSMITLQAKLASNKEMLATLGRRIDQISQQAQYFNGQDGDLMDNPAVFTHTNVVANIASLYQETISTFSFRINVGGDPRHLQNADNAAKIRALLLAGIRAAMLWQQVGGRRWQLLFFKHRVRPSLQRLQAPQ from the coding sequence ATGTCACGCCAACAGGATCAACAGGCCATCGCCCTGGCCGCCATGTGCCAGGCCGCAACCCTGGTGGATCAGATCGCCACTCGCGGCATGATTCCGCAGAACAGCTTCGAAGCCAGCCTCTACAGCATTTTCGTCACAACGCCGGACTGCACTGAAGATATATTCGGGGGTGCCCATGACCTGCCCCACAATCTGCATCTGGGCCTTAAGACTCTGGGTGACTTCATCGATAAGCGCCGGGGCGATCAGAACCGCAACCTGATCAACTATGTGCTGAGCATGATCACCCTGCAGGCCAAATTGGCCTCCAACAAGGAAATGCTTGCAACCCTCGGCAGGCGAATCGATCAGATCAGCCAGCAGGCGCAGTATTTCAATGGTCAGGATGGCGATCTAATGGACAACCCGGCGGTGTTCACCCACACCAACGTAGTGGCCAATATCGCCAGCCTGTATCAGGAAACGATCAGCACCTTCAGTTTTCGCATCAACGTGGGCGGCGACCCGCGCCATCTGCAGAATGCCGACAATGCCGCCAAGATCCGTGCGCTACTGCTGGCCGGCATTCGCGCCGCCATGCTCTGGCAGCAGGTCGGTGGCCGCCGTTGGCAACTGCTGTTTTTCAAGCACCGGGTACGACCCTCACTGCAGCGCCTGCAGGCCCCGCAATAA
- a CDS encoding cupin domain-containing protein, whose translation MNILNLGDLTPERFLAEYWQKKPLLIRQAFPDLEPVIEADDLAGLACEEDVEARIVLQDPASDHWELQQGPFEEEHFGQLPPSHWTLLVQAVDHWVPEAAELMAQFDFIPRWRLDDLMVSYAVDGGGVGPHYDNYDVFLIQAAGQRRWEVGGEFNSDSPKRSDAPVMILPEWEAEQSWVLEPGDMLYVPPRLGHSGIAVGDGCMTYSVGFRAPSHGEIMRNFTDFVGERLSNELRYSDPDLKPQANSTQIGDDALARVRGILNQYINDDALLGEWFGRCMTEPKYPDLDQQPEEPVSCENLRTYLESGGTLSRTEGARLAWRRSSNGCELFADGVRYAGTEAQESLFSGICNSGGLELGEDIDAALELLTQLINQGIFYADEQD comes from the coding sequence ATGAACATACTTAACCTGGGCGACCTGACCCCTGAACGCTTCCTGGCCGAATACTGGCAGAAGAAGCCACTGCTTATCCGCCAGGCCTTTCCCGATCTGGAGCCGGTCATCGAGGCCGACGACCTGGCGGGCCTGGCCTGCGAAGAGGATGTGGAAGCGCGCATCGTGCTGCAGGACCCCGCCAGCGATCACTGGGAGCTGCAGCAGGGGCCGTTCGAGGAAGAACACTTTGGCCAGCTGCCTCCATCTCACTGGACCCTGCTGGTTCAGGCCGTGGATCACTGGGTGCCTGAAGCCGCTGAGCTGATGGCACAGTTCGACTTTATCCCGCGCTGGCGTCTGGATGACCTGATGGTCAGCTATGCCGTGGATGGTGGCGGTGTCGGGCCGCACTATGACAACTACGACGTGTTCCTGATTCAGGCCGCCGGACAGCGGCGCTGGGAGGTCGGCGGTGAATTCAACTCAGACTCGCCCAAACGCAGCGATGCCCCGGTAATGATTCTGCCCGAATGGGAGGCCGAACAGAGCTGGGTGCTGGAACCCGGCGACATGCTCTATGTACCGCCGCGCCTGGGACACAGCGGCATCGCCGTGGGTGATGGCTGCATGACCTACTCGGTGGGCTTTCGTGCGCCCTCCCATGGCGAAATCATGCGCAATTTTACCGACTTTGTCGGTGAGCGCCTGAGCAATGAGCTGCGCTACAGCGACCCCGATCTGAAACCTCAGGCCAACAGCACCCAGATTGGCGACGATGCCCTGGCACGGGTGCGCGGCATCCTCAACCAGTACATTAATGACGATGCCCTGCTGGGCGAATGGTTCGGCCGCTGCATGACCGAGCCCAAGTATCCGGACCTGGATCAGCAACCCGAAGAGCCCGTCAGCTGCGAGAACCTGCGCACCTACCTGGAGTCCGGCGGCACCCTGAGCCGTACCGAAGGCGCCCGTCTGGCCTGGCGGCGCAGCAGCAACGGCTGCGAACTCTTTGCCGATGGCGTCCGTTATGCCGGCACCGAAGCACAGGAGTCGCTCTTCAGCGGCATTTGCAACAGCGGCGGCCTGGAGCTGGGCGAGGACATAGACGCGGCGCTGGAGCTACTGACCCAGCTGATCAACCAGGGCATCTTCTACGCCGACGAGCAGGACTGA
- a CDS encoding pseudouridine synthase gives MSQLILFNKPFQVLTQFTDDQGRKTLAKFIRQKDVYAAGRLDYDSEGLLLLTDDGALQHQLSHPRHKMEKTYLAQVEGEVSEAALAALRKGVELKDGFTAPAKAERVEDPKLWQRHPPIRQRAEIATSWIELRITEGKNRQVRRMTAAVGFPTLRLIRTAIGRWSLDGLKPGEYRSIEAPSPVQGNSNATVRAPGGEQKRPGQKPANGKSRGKTTTSRKTPKRR, from the coding sequence ATGTCCCAGCTGATCCTGTTCAACAAGCCTTTTCAGGTACTGACCCAGTTCACCGATGACCAGGGTCGCAAGACGTTGGCCAAATTTATCCGCCAAAAGGATGTCTATGCCGCCGGCCGGCTCGACTATGACTCCGAGGGGCTGCTGCTGCTAACCGACGACGGTGCCCTGCAGCATCAGTTGAGCCATCCGCGTCACAAGATGGAGAAGACCTATCTGGCCCAGGTCGAGGGTGAGGTCAGCGAAGCGGCGCTGGCGGCCCTGCGCAAGGGCGTGGAGCTCAAGGATGGCTTCACAGCACCGGCCAAAGCCGAGCGGGTCGAGGATCCGAAACTGTGGCAACGCCATCCGCCGATCCGCCAACGGGCAGAAATTGCCACCAGCTGGATCGAACTGCGCATCACCGAAGGGAAAAATCGCCAGGTAAGACGCATGACTGCGGCCGTCGGCTTTCCGACCCTGCGCCTGATACGCACCGCCATAGGCCGCTGGTCACTGGATGGCCTTAAGCCTGGGGAATACCGCAGCATTGAAGCCCCGTCACCCGTGCAAGGCAACAGCAACGCCACAGTCCGCGCGCCTGGCGGCGAACAAAAGCGCCCCGGCCAGAAACCCGCGAATGGAAAAAGCAGAGGAAAAACAACCACCAGCCGAAAAACACCCAAGCGGCGCTAG
- a CDS encoding MurR/RpiR family transcriptional regulator: MKLPIEDRLREIYEELPRSERLLADIIIDFPGDLATHSISELVERADTSNAAATRLIKRLGYKDFREIRKQVREAKSEGSPRYLNTFDHHAGDFRSEIKQHLDCEMENLVRSFEALSEDALQEIIPCIETSAKIWIIGYGNSYMPALYFRQQLIQLRSCVEVLPRPAQAIEKDLCGLTEQDLVIVIGFRRRKEVISRVMTYARELGAKVLYLTDHTEDKTVNLADWTLRCMVQSTSLFDSYSSGFSMLNYLCASVSDHIGRGASERLSRAEKLHELFSKIEEN; the protein is encoded by the coding sequence ATGAAGTTGCCAATCGAAGATCGCTTGCGTGAGATATATGAAGAGCTGCCTCGCAGTGAGCGGCTGCTTGCCGATATCATCATCGACTTTCCCGGTGATCTGGCAACCCATTCCATTTCCGAGCTGGTCGAGCGCGCTGATACTTCGAATGCCGCGGCAACCCGCCTGATCAAGCGCCTGGGGTACAAGGATTTTCGCGAGATTCGCAAGCAGGTGCGTGAGGCCAAGTCCGAAGGCTCGCCGCGCTATCTGAACACCTTCGATCACCATGCCGGGGATTTTCGCAGTGAAATCAAGCAGCATCTTGACTGCGAGATGGAGAATCTGGTGCGCAGCTTTGAGGCATTGAGCGAGGATGCGCTGCAGGAAATCATTCCGTGCATTGAGACCTCGGCCAAGATCTGGATTATCGGCTATGGCAACAGCTACATGCCCGCGCTCTATTTTCGCCAGCAGCTGATACAGCTGCGCTCCTGTGTGGAAGTGCTGCCGCGCCCGGCCCAGGCGATCGAGAAAGATCTCTGCGGTCTGACCGAGCAGGACCTGGTGATCGTGATCGGTTTTCGCAGGCGCAAGGAAGTCATTAGCCGCGTCATGACCTATGCCCGGGAGCTGGGCGCCAAGGTGCTCTATCTGACCGATCACACCGAAGACAAGACCGTGAATCTGGCAGACTGGACGCTGCGCTGCATGGTGCAGAGTACCTCCCTGTTTGATTCCTACAGCTCCGGCTTCAGTATGCTGAACTACCTTTGCGCCTCTGTGTCGGATCATATCGGGCGTGGGGCATCGGAGCGCCTGAGCCGGGCTGAAAAGCTGCATGAGCTGTTCAGCAAGATTGAAGAGAACTGA
- a CDS encoding ureidoglycolate lyase: MTTTLIIEPLERTAFAPFGDVIEMDGSKNFAINGGATIRYHDIGQIFADPRDGHAAISLARSQPLTSPLSIKMLERHPLASQAFIPQAQTPFIVVVAPAGEPPDRRDIRAFLCDGTQGVNYHPGVWHHSLLALAPDQDFVLIDLITQKHNCDEHHLAPDAQPVLDFTQLLCD, translated from the coding sequence ATGACAACAACACTGATAATCGAACCGCTGGAGCGTACCGCCTTTGCACCCTTTGGGGATGTGATCGAAATGGACGGCAGCAAGAATTTTGCCATCAACGGCGGCGCGACCATACGCTATCACGATATAGGGCAGATATTTGCCGATCCCCGGGATGGTCACGCGGCGATCAGCCTGGCGCGATCACAACCCCTGACCTCACCGTTATCCATCAAAATGCTGGAGCGCCACCCACTCGCAAGCCAGGCATTTATCCCCCAGGCTCAGACGCCCTTTATCGTCGTCGTGGCACCGGCGGGGGAACCGCCTGATAGGCGGGATATCCGTGCCTTTCTCTGCGACGGAACCCAGGGGGTCAATTACCACCCCGGTGTCTGGCATCACTCGCTGCTGGCGCTGGCCCCCGATCAGGACTTTGTACTGATCGACCTCATAACGCAGAAGCACAACTGTGATGAGCACCATTTAGCGCCTGACGCGCAGCCTGTGCTGGACTTCACACAGCTGCTGTGTGACTAA
- the mnmA gene encoding tRNA 2-thiouridine(34) synthase MnmA — translation MSENTHTKVIVGMSGGVDSSVSALLLMQQGYQVEGLFMKNWDEDDGTEYCTALADLADAQAVCDRLGIKLHQANFAAEYWDNVFEHFLDEYRAGRTPNPDILCNREIKFRAFLDYAGELGADLIATGHYVRRQDQHGHTRLQKGLDNNKDQSYFLHQVGEAELAKTLFPVGELEKPEVRRIAEEHDLATHAKKDSTGICFIGERRFADFLKQYLPAQPGAIETPDGEVIGQHNGLMYYTLGQRQGLRIGGLKNHPEEPWFAAFKDLERNVLIAVQGKQNDLLFSDWLSATEIFWINGQCPPLPHRCKAKVRYRQADQDCVIDAAKDGSYRVRFDQPQRAVTPGQSVVFYDAKTCLGGGVIETTGKTGSE, via the coding sequence ATGAGCGAAAACACCCACACCAAAGTAATCGTCGGCATGTCCGGCGGCGTCGATTCCTCAGTTTCAGCCCTTTTGCTCATGCAGCAGGGGTATCAGGTCGAGGGCCTGTTCATGAAAAACTGGGACGAAGACGACGGCACCGAATACTGCACCGCACTGGCGGATCTCGCCGATGCCCAGGCCGTCTGCGACCGCTTGGGGATCAAGCTGCACCAGGCCAACTTTGCCGCCGAGTACTGGGATAACGTGTTCGAACACTTCCTGGATGAATACCGCGCGGGTCGCACGCCCAACCCCGATATTTTGTGCAACCGGGAAATCAAGTTTCGCGCCTTCCTCGATTACGCCGGCGAGCTGGGGGCCGACCTTATCGCCACCGGCCACTATGTGCGCCGCCAGGATCAGCACGGCCATACCCGGCTGCAAAAGGGGCTGGACAACAACAAGGATCAGAGCTATTTCCTGCACCAGGTCGGCGAAGCTGAACTGGCCAAGACCCTGTTCCCGGTGGGCGAGCTCGAAAAACCCGAAGTACGCCGCATCGCCGAAGAGCACGACCTGGCCACCCATGCCAAGAAAGACAGCACCGGCATCTGCTTTATCGGCGAACGGCGCTTTGCGGATTTTCTCAAGCAGTACCTGCCCGCCCAGCCCGGTGCTATCGAAACCCCGGACGGCGAGGTCATAGGCCAGCACAATGGCCTGATGTACTACACCCTGGGCCAGCGTCAGGGCCTGCGCATCGGCGGCTTGAAAAACCACCCGGAAGAACCCTGGTTTGCCGCCTTCAAGGATCTGGAGCGCAACGTGCTCATCGCCGTACAGGGCAAACAGAACGATCTGCTGTTCAGCGACTGGCTCAGCGCCACTGAAATTTTCTGGATCAATGGCCAGTGCCCGCCCCTGCCTCACCGCTGTAAGGCCAAGGTGCGCTATCGCCAGGCCGATCAGGACTGTGTGATCGACGCAGCCAAAGATGGCAGTTACAGGGTGCGTTTTGATCAGCCCCAGCGCGCCGTGACACCCGGCCAGTCCGTGGTGTTCTACGACGCAAAGACCTGCCTGGGTGGCGGGGTCATTGAAACCACAGGTAAAACCGGCTCGGAGTAA
- a CDS encoding NUDIX hydrolase — MKPMCWTPHATVATIVERDGRFLMVEENSDGKRVFNQPAGHVEEDETIVAAAVRETLEETGWQVRPESLVGLYTYKAPSNGVTYYRFCFVATLLARGQDYRLDDDIIATHWFSRDELHERHDQLRSPLVLQCIDDYLAGRRYPLEFVTEHSALRSDPTSP; from the coding sequence ATGAAACCGATGTGCTGGACGCCCCACGCAACCGTCGCCACCATCGTGGAACGGGATGGTCGTTTCCTTATGGTTGAGGAAAACTCCGACGGCAAGCGAGTATTTAATCAGCCCGCAGGCCATGTCGAGGAAGACGAAACTATCGTAGCGGCCGCCGTGCGTGAAACCCTGGAAGAAACTGGCTGGCAGGTGCGCCCGGAATCCCTGGTCGGGCTTTACACCTACAAGGCGCCGTCCAATGGGGTAACCTATTACCGTTTCTGCTTTGTTGCGACGCTGCTTGCGCGGGGGCAAGACTACAGGCTGGACGATGACATCATTGCCACCCACTGGTTCAGCCGCGACGAGCTACACGAGCGCCACGATCAGCTGCGCAGCCCGCTGGTACTGCAGTGCATTGATGACTACCTGGCGGGACGGCGTTATCCGCTTGAATTTGTGACAGAACATTCTGCCCTGAGATCCGATCCGACATCACCATGA
- the purB gene encoding adenylosuccinate lyase: protein MELSALTAISPIDGRYGSKTADLRAFFSEFGLVRFRVEVEIRWLQQLANHPGIVEVQPFSAATDAQLNAIVSEFSEVDAQRVKDIERTTNHDVKAVEYFIKEKFGSNDELAKISEFVHFACTSEDINNLSHALMLKNGLAVMQDQMQQVKDAIATLARDFAAQPMLSRTHGQTASPTTLGKEMANVAHRLQRQLKQLEQMEFLGKVNGAVGNYNAHISAYPNVDWQAYAESFVTSLGLDWNPYTTQIEPHDYIAELFDAICRFNTILIDFDRDVWGYISLGYFKQRTIAGEVGSSTMPHKVNPIDFENSEGNLGIANAIMQHLAAKLPVSRWQRDLTDSTVLRNLGVGFGHSLIAYQSALKGISKLELNAARMDADLENAWEVLAEPIQTVMRRYGIEEPYEKLKALTRGHTMNRETIQNFIDTLDMPDDAKASLKALTPQNYIGNAVAQAESI from the coding sequence ATGGAGCTCTCTGCCCTTACCGCCATATCCCCCATCGACGGCCGCTACGGCAGCAAAACTGCTGACCTGCGCGCCTTTTTCAGCGAATTCGGCCTGGTCCGCTTTCGTGTCGAAGTGGAGATCCGCTGGCTACAACAGCTGGCCAACCACCCCGGCATCGTCGAGGTGCAGCCCTTCAGCGCTGCCACAGACGCGCAACTGAACGCTATCGTCAGCGAATTCAGCGAAGTCGATGCCCAGCGCGTCAAGGACATCGAGCGCACCACTAACCACGACGTCAAGGCCGTTGAATATTTCATCAAGGAAAAATTCGGCAGCAACGACGAACTGGCCAAGATCAGCGAATTCGTGCACTTTGCCTGCACCTCCGAGGATATCAACAACCTGTCCCACGCCCTGATGCTGAAAAACGGCCTGGCCGTGATGCAGGATCAGATGCAGCAGGTAAAAGATGCCATCGCGACCCTGGCACGCGATTTCGCCGCCCAGCCGATGCTGTCCCGCACCCACGGTCAGACCGCCTCGCCCACCACCCTGGGCAAGGAAATGGCCAACGTGGCGCACCGTCTGCAGCGCCAGCTCAAGCAGCTGGAGCAGATGGAGTTCCTCGGCAAGGTCAACGGTGCAGTCGGCAACTACAATGCCCACATCTCCGCCTACCCCAATGTCGACTGGCAGGCCTACGCCGAGTCTTTCGTCACCAGCCTGGGCCTTGACTGGAACCCCTACACCACTCAGATCGAGCCGCACGATTACATCGCCGAGCTGTTTGATGCGATCTGCCGCTTCAACACCATCCTGATCGACTTCGATCGCGATGTGTGGGGCTACATTTCCCTGGGTTACTTCAAGCAGCGCACCATTGCCGGCGAAGTGGGTTCGTCCACCATGCCGCACAAGGTGAACCCGATTGACTTCGAAAATTCCGAAGGCAACCTCGGCATCGCCAACGCCATCATGCAGCACCTGGCCGCCAAGCTGCCGGTCTCCCGCTGGCAGCGCGACCTGACCGACTCCACGGTACTGCGCAATCTGGGTGTCGGCTTTGGCCACAGCCTGATCGCCTACCAGTCGGCCCTCAAGGGCATCAGCAAGCTGGAACTGAACGCCGCGCGCATGGATGCAGACCTCGAGAACGCCTGGGAAGTCCTGGCCGAGCCGATCCAGACCGTGATGCGCCGCTACGGCATCGAAGAGCCGTACGAAAAGCTCAAGGCGCTGACCCGTGGTCACACCATGAACCGCGAGACCATCCAGAACTTTATCGACACCCTGGATATGCCGGACGACGCCAAGGCATCGCTCAAGGCTCTGACACCGCAGAATTACATCGGTAATGCTGTGGCACAGGCCGAATCAATCTGA
- a CDS encoding YfcC family protein has product MKTRKSFEMPHIYVILFVFSAIAALMTYIVPAGQYDRIPGPNGRTTIDADSFRIIESTPVGLQDFMLAIPRGLMDAGVVVFFTFIIGGMFMVLRRTGIIEIGVDKLTRRFAHNSIVVIPVLMVTFAVIATLIGTQELALVYVPVILPLMIALRFDSVTAAGVALCATTAGFTAGVLNPINTGLGQQLAGLPVFSGMGLRSMAFVAILLTGVAYVIRYASRVRNNPELSLMSGDAAEAEKRKRYLHAETEGVLAATARQKLAAVAAFAFFGILVWGVLERHWFMMEMAGLFIIMGVVVGLIAGLKTADICEGFNEGFRDVLVGAFICGVARAVAVVLEDGHIMDTLVHGLGGLVGGFPSMLSAIGMFVSQLGFNFVIPSGSGQALVTMPIMAPLSDLVGVTRQTAVLAYQLGDGLSNILYPTSGYFMATLALAGVGWNKWVKFFLPLFGIWVAIAIAFLAFAQATQWMG; this is encoded by the coding sequence GTGAAGACCAGAAAATCATTCGAAATGCCCCATATCTACGTCATTCTGTTCGTTTTCAGTGCTATCGCAGCCCTGATGACTTACATAGTGCCGGCCGGTCAGTATGACCGCATTCCCGGTCCCAATGGCCGTACCACCATCGATGCTGATTCCTTTCGAATCATTGAATCGACACCGGTTGGTCTGCAGGACTTCATGCTCGCCATACCCCGCGGTCTCATGGATGCCGGGGTGGTGGTGTTCTTTACTTTCATCATCGGCGGCATGTTCATGGTGCTGCGGCGTACCGGCATTATCGAGATCGGTGTCGACAAGCTGACACGTCGCTTTGCGCACAACAGCATAGTGGTGATTCCGGTTCTGATGGTGACCTTTGCGGTCATCGCAACCCTTATCGGTACCCAGGAGCTGGCGCTGGTCTATGTACCGGTGATATTGCCGCTGATGATTGCCTTGCGTTTTGACTCGGTCACGGCGGCGGGGGTGGCGCTCTGCGCCACCACAGCGGGCTTTACCGCCGGTGTGCTCAACCCGATCAATACAGGCTTGGGGCAGCAACTGGCGGGCTTGCCGGTATTCTCCGGCATGGGACTGCGCTCCATGGCCTTTGTAGCAATCCTTCTGACCGGTGTGGCTTATGTGATCCGTTATGCCAGCCGGGTGCGCAATAACCCTGAGCTGAGCCTGATGAGCGGTGATGCGGCCGAAGCTGAAAAGCGCAAGCGTTACCTGCATGCCGAGACTGAGGGCGTTCTGGCTGCAACGGCGCGACAGAAGCTGGCTGCCGTGGCTGCCTTTGCCTTCTTTGGCATCCTGGTCTGGGGTGTGCTGGAGCGTCACTGGTTCATGATGGAAATGGCGGGCCTGTTTATCATTATGGGCGTGGTTGTGGGTCTGATTGCCGGGCTTAAGACTGCGGATATCTGTGAAGGCTTTAACGAAGGCTTCCGCGATGTGCTGGTCGGTGCCTTTATTTGCGGTGTGGCCCGTGCGGTTGCCGTGGTGCTGGAAGACGGCCATATCATGGACACCCTGGTACATGGCCTTGGCGGCCTGGTGGGCGGCTTCCCATCCATGCTGTCCGCGATTGGCATGTTTGTATCGCAGCTGGGCTTTAACTTTGTTATTCCCTCGGGCAGTGGCCAGGCGCTGGTGACCATGCCGATCATGGCGCCGCTGTCAGATCTGGTGGGTGTCACCCGTCAGACCGCAGTGCTCGCCTATCAGCTGGGCGATGGCCTGAGTAACATCCTGTATCCAACGTCCGGTTATTTTATGGCTACCCTGGCACTGGCAGGTGTGGGCTGGAACAAGTGGGTCAAGTTCTTCCTGCCACTGTTTGGAATCTGGGTTGCCATTGCCATTGCTTTCCTGGCCTTCGCGCAGGCGACCCAGTGGATGGGTTAA
- a CDS encoding glutathione S-transferase, with product MQLYYSAASPFVRKVLVAAHELGSADRLELLSAAANPVNPNLTIAAFNPLGQVPTLITDTGAVFCDSRVICEYLDAQAGGTLFPQGEARWAALVLQSHADGLLDAALLARYERITRPEALQWDDWEAGQMGKIARTLDLLERDIALIEGSAGPDEQRVDIGTIALGCALGYLSFRFPDFNWREGHAGLMAWFERFSQRPSMLQTAPKG from the coding sequence ATGCAACTTTACTATTCGGCGGCATCTCCCTTTGTACGCAAGGTGTTGGTAGCGGCCCATGAGCTGGGCTCGGCTGATCGGCTCGAACTGCTGAGCGCGGCGGCCAATCCGGTGAATCCCAATCTGACGATCGCGGCTTTCAATCCACTGGGGCAGGTGCCCACCCTGATAACCGATACAGGCGCGGTGTTCTGTGACAGCCGGGTGATTTGCGAATACCTCGACGCTCAGGCCGGCGGCACGCTTTTCCCCCAGGGCGAGGCGCGCTGGGCGGCGCTGGTGCTGCAGTCCCATGCCGATGGCTTGCTGGATGCGGCTCTGCTGGCGCGCTATGAGCGCATTACCCGTCCAGAGGCGTTGCAGTGGGATGACTGGGAAGCCGGCCAGATGGGCAAGATTGCCCGTACCCTGGATCTGCTGGAGCGTGACATTGCGCTGATTGAAGGCTCGGCGGGTCCGGACGAGCAGCGGGTCGATATCGGCACCATAGCTCTGGGCTGCGCCTTGGGATACCTCAGCTTTCGCTTTCCTGACTTTAACTGGCGCGAGGGTCATGCCGGCCTTATGGCCTGGTTTGAGCGTTTCAGTCAGCGCCCGTCCATGCTGCAAACGGCCCCTAAGGGATAG
- the moaE gene encoding molybdopterin synthase catalytic subunit MoaE — protein sequence MSDFISIQTEDFDIAGLHAQLRAEDASCGAIVTFTGIVRELEGAERLRGIFLEHYPGMTQKALVKIVAQARERWPLGQVCVIHRIGELLGNDNIVYVGVASRHRVAAFEAAQFIMDYLKRDAPFWKKELLGDEARWVEQKGTDLDAAEKW from the coding sequence ATGAGTGATTTTATCAGTATTCAAACCGAGGACTTTGATATCGCCGGTCTACACGCACAGCTGCGTGCCGAGGATGCCAGCTGCGGCGCTATCGTCACCTTTACCGGCATTGTGCGCGAGCTTGAAGGCGCCGAGCGGCTGCGGGGTATTTTCCTCGAGCATTACCCTGGCATGACGCAAAAGGCGCTGGTCAAAATTGTTGCCCAGGCCCGGGAGCGCTGGCCACTGGGGCAGGTGTGTGTGATTCATCGTATTGGCGAACTGCTGGGCAACGATAATATCGTCTACGTCGGTGTGGCCTCGCGCCACCGGGTGGCGGCGTTTGAGGCCGCCCAGTTCATCATGGATTATCTCAAACGCGATGCGCCTTTCTGGAAAAAGGAACTGCTGGGCGATGAGGCGCGCTGGGTCGAGCAAAAGGGCACTGACCTGGATGCGGCGGAAAAATGGTGA